The following proteins are encoded in a genomic region of Flammeovirga pectinis:
- a CDS encoding ABC transporter permease has protein sequence MTNYEIHKSPTHFVKKRFKKNTLAVISVAYVFLMTCLAILGYLIMPDGSNFANDGLLEVPRKGPFFTVDVIRERKNTHVPTPSILDKLINGEESKYHEIPIVGTPTISKDSVFFILYPGLEKRSLRTTRRLKLSLPLISVVKPIYASPSEVLGKNLAHNFIIKPKSITYLDENQIIRTIDKDKLEDEFWDKCVETRTFILGTDKIGRDVLSRLIFGTRVSLTIGFISLIISLSIGILMGSLSGYFGGYIDKLALWLMTITWSIPAIMLVVAVRLALQSEGIWVTFVAVGLTMWVEVARVVRGQILSIKQKDYIEATKALGFSNYRIIIHHILPNILGPLAVICASNFASAILIEAGLSFLGLGGPPSMPSWGTMIKDGLTELTPTGHWHLIIFPCLAISLTVLAFNLIGNGLRDAYDPHSKTNN, from the coding sequence ATGACAAATTACGAAATACATAAATCTCCCACACATTTTGTGAAGAAAAGGTTCAAGAAAAACACACTTGCTGTTATTTCTGTTGCCTATGTATTTCTCATGACTTGTCTTGCCATATTAGGATATTTAATTATGCCCGATGGCTCTAACTTTGCAAACGATGGCCTCCTTGAAGTTCCAAGAAAAGGACCATTTTTTACTGTTGATGTTATTCGCGAAAGAAAAAATACACATGTTCCTACACCATCTATTTTAGATAAACTTATTAATGGTGAGGAAAGTAAATACCACGAAATTCCAATTGTGGGTACTCCTACTATAAGCAAGGATTCTGTTTTCTTTATTTTATATCCTGGACTTGAAAAAAGATCGCTTAGAACCACTCGTAGACTAAAACTTAGTTTACCCTTAATATCTGTGGTTAAACCTATATATGCATCTCCCTCTGAAGTTCTTGGTAAAAACTTAGCTCATAACTTTATCATAAAACCTAAGAGTATTACTTATTTAGATGAAAATCAGATAATAAGAACAATAGATAAAGATAAACTTGAGGACGAATTTTGGGATAAATGTGTTGAAACAAGAACTTTTATTCTAGGAACAGATAAAATTGGACGTGATGTGCTGAGCCGATTAATCTTTGGAACTAGAGTATCTCTAACAATTGGATTTATATCATTGATCATATCCCTAAGTATTGGTATATTAATGGGATCATTAAGTGGCTACTTTGGTGGTTATATTGATAAATTAGCACTTTGGCTAATGACAATTACTTGGTCTATACCTGCTATTATGTTGGTTGTGGCTGTTAGGTTGGCATTACAAAGTGAAGGAATCTGGGTTACGTTTGTAGCAGTAGGTTTAACAATGTGGGTAGAAGTTGCACGTGTTGTGCGTGGTCAAATTCTATCGATTAAACAAAAAGATTATATTGAGGCGACAAAAGCATTAGGTTTTTCAAATTACCGTATCATAATACACCATATTTTACCAAATATATTAGGGCCTTTAGCAGTTATCTGTGCTTCTAATTTTGCATCAGCAATTTTAATTGAAGCTGGGTTAAGTTTCTTAGGTTTAGGTGGCCCTCCATCTATGCCATCTTGGGGTACTATGATTAAAGACGGTTTAACAGAATTAACACCAACCGGACACTGGCATTTAATTATTTTCCCGTGTCTTGCTATTAGTCTCACCGTATTGGCTTTTAATTTAATCGGTAATGGATTGAGAGATGCTTATGATCCTCATTCAAAAACAAATAATTAA
- a CDS encoding glycosyltransferase produces MIRLSNGWNQSFDYDNTPNNVLENTTVCVVIALRNEANNINQLIKSLSNQSYQNVAFVFINDHSDDATYRLLENNTLKKSTVLNLPNHLQGKKQAIRFGIQHTDADLIITTDADCTQPKRWIESIVNCYQKTNALMISGPVHFSYNSLLERLMSVEFSSLIITGAASIRNQTPNMCNAANLAFKRTAFLKQNNYSEHAHIPTGDDEFFLHQLAKEDPSKIVFLKNHDTIVSTSPPATFSSFINQRVRWASKWKHYKNKGPQWTAVFIFLFHLMFYLSGIHVIIFKEHTDIFIIALCLRWVSELFYMKSALKWFNDLSLLYTVPILSLFYPFYAIFIGLLATFTKYSWKNRIFSV; encoded by the coding sequence TTGATACGTTTATCAAATGGGTGGAACCAGTCTTTTGATTATGATAATACACCTAATAACGTACTTGAAAACACTACAGTCTGTGTTGTTATTGCTTTAAGAAATGAAGCCAATAATATTAATCAGCTGATTAAGTCTTTGAGTAATCAATCGTACCAAAATGTTGCGTTTGTTTTTATAAACGACCATTCTGATGATGCTACTTATCGACTATTAGAAAATAATACTTTAAAGAAATCCACAGTTTTAAACCTACCTAATCATCTACAAGGTAAAAAACAAGCCATAAGATTTGGCATTCAACATACAGACGCTGATTTAATTATTACCACAGATGCAGATTGTACTCAACCTAAAAGATGGATTGAGAGTATTGTCAATTGCTATCAAAAGACTAATGCATTGATGATATCTGGCCCTGTTCATTTTTCTTACAACTCATTATTAGAGCGTTTAATGAGTGTAGAATTTTCATCTTTAATTATTACGGGAGCAGCTTCTATTAGAAATCAAACTCCAAATATGTGTAATGCGGCTAATTTAGCTTTTAAAAGAACTGCTTTTTTAAAACAAAACAATTACAGTGAACACGCACATATACCAACGGGAGATGATGAGTTCTTTCTGCATCAATTAGCAAAAGAAGATCCTTCTAAAATTGTCTTTTTAAAAAACCACGATACTATTGTTTCTACTTCCCCACCAGCTACATTTTCTAGTTTTATAAATCAGAGAGTACGATGGGCTAGTAAATGGAAACATTACAAAAATAAAGGACCGCAATGGACTGCAGTTTTTATCTTTCTTTTTCACTTAATGTTCTATCTAAGTGGTATTCATGTTATCATCTTTAAAGAACATACAGATATATTCATAATTGCACTTTGTTTAAGGTGGGTTAGTGAATTATTCTACATGAAATCTGCTTTAAAATGGTTTAATGATTTATCGCTCCTCTACACTGTTCCAATACTGTCTCTTTTTTATCCTTTTTATGCAATATTTATAGGATTATTAGCTACTTTCACGAAGTATTCATGGAAGAACAGAATATTTAGCGTTTAA
- the bcp gene encoding thioredoxin-dependent thiol peroxidase: MALEIGQVAPDFTSIDQDGNEIKLSDYQGKKVVLYFYPKDMTPGCTAEACDLRDNYEKLLAEGWVVLGVSTDAAERHQRFIAKYELPFPLIADVDHKVHDLYGTWQLKKTFGKEYMGTVRTTFLIDEKGILTDIIKKVKTKEHTKQIIS; encoded by the coding sequence ATGGCGTTAGAAATAGGACAAGTTGCTCCAGATTTTACAAGTATCGACCAAGACGGAAATGAAATTAAGCTTTCTGATTATCAAGGAAAGAAAGTAGTTTTGTATTTCTATCCAAAAGATATGACACCTGGTTGTACAGCAGAAGCATGTGACCTAAGAGATAATTACGAAAAATTACTTGCAGAAGGGTGGGTTGTTTTAGGAGTAAGTACAGACGCAGCAGAAAGACACCAACGTTTTATTGCTAAATATGAGTTGCCTTTTCCGTTAATAGCAGATGTAGATCATAAAGTCCATGACTTATATGGTACTTGGCAATTAAAGAAAACCTTCGGAAAAGAGTACATGGGGACCGTTAGAACCACTTTTTTAATAGATGAGAAAGGAATTTTAACGGACATTATTAAAAAGGTGAAGACGAAAGAGCATACTAAACAGATAATTAGTTAA
- a CDS encoding ABC transporter ATP-binding protein: MAKRKTVLRVDGFSKSYEKGKLAVDNLSFDVKEGEVFALIGRSGCGKTTTLKLLSGQMRPDKGEAYVDGERILGPHERLLAGHDKIALVEQDYNLFNHQTVSDNIKYPIRRSSKEYQEYRLKELLRICQLEEYAETRPKELSGGQKQRVAIARAIADEPPVLLLDEPFSHLDMALRSDLRRMVKNIAVEANICVVFVTHDTHDALAMSDRIGVMSKGHLLQIATPNEIYTKPLNKYAAHFFPHCNVLNQEELKKMDVERENGLYMARPEWLKVIDKEVKNHTAKLVHVDYFGNASYGEWEIEDGLRLWVHHDSFYNYEIGETKSVVLIEGTDWWKLED, translated from the coding sequence ATGGCAAAGAGAAAAACGGTTTTAAGAGTAGATGGGTTTTCAAAATCCTATGAAAAAGGAAAGTTAGCTGTTGATAACCTTTCTTTTGATGTGAAAGAGGGTGAAGTTTTTGCTCTTATAGGAAGAAGTGGATGTGGTAAAACAACTACACTAAAATTATTGTCAGGTCAGATGCGCCCAGATAAGGGAGAAGCTTATGTTGATGGAGAACGTATTCTTGGACCTCATGAAAGATTATTAGCAGGACATGATAAAATTGCTTTAGTAGAGCAAGATTATAATCTTTTTAATCATCAGACGGTTTCTGATAATATTAAATACCCAATTAGAAGGTCTAGCAAAGAATACCAAGAATATAGATTAAAAGAATTACTACGTATTTGTCAGTTAGAAGAATATGCAGAAACTCGTCCGAAAGAACTCTCTGGAGGGCAAAAACAACGTGTAGCTATTGCAAGAGCTATTGCAGACGAACCACCCGTTTTATTATTAGACGAACCATTTTCTCATTTAGATATGGCACTACGAAGTGACCTAAGAAGAATGGTGAAAAATATTGCGGTAGAAGCAAATATCTGTGTCGTTTTTGTAACACATGATACACATGATGCCTTGGCGATGTCTGATAGAATTGGTGTTATGTCAAAGGGACATTTATTACAAATAGCAACGCCTAACGAAATTTATACAAAACCTTTAAATAAATACGCTGCTCATTTCTTTCCACATTGTAACGTCTTAAATCAAGAAGAATTGAAAAAGATGGATGTTGAAAGAGAAAACGGACTTTATATGGCTCGCCCTGAGTGGTTAAAGGTTATTGATAAGGAAGTGAAAAATCATACAGCAAAATTAGTCCACGTAGATTACTTTGGTAACGCAAGTTATGGAGAATGGGAAATCGAAGACGGACTAAGGTTATGGGTACATCACGATAGTTTTTATAATTATGAAATAGGCGAAACCAAAAGTGTAGTCTTAATAGAAGGTACAGATTGGTGGAAACTTGAGGATTAA
- the gdhA gene encoding NADP-specific glutamate dehydrogenase, translated as MQELELNSFMQGLVRRNPGQPEFHQAVEEVAEKLIPFINENQKYLDASILERMTEPDRVISFRVTWQDDEGNIRVNRGYRVQFNGAIGPYKGGLRFDKSVTLGTLKFLGFEQVLKNSLTTLPMGGAKGGSDFNPKGKTDNEIMRFCQAFMTELYRHIGKDTDVPAGDIGVGGREVSFMYGQYRRIKNEFTGVLTGKNLAFGGSNARTEATGYGSVYFAKEMLAVRNDGFDNKVAIVSGSGNVAQYTVEKLTQLGAKVITMSDRGGFLHDPNGIDKEKLAYIQDLKNVKRTSLAEYVAKYEGSSYHEGDRPWSIKADLAFPSATQNELDDKDAEKLIANGCILVCEGANMPSTIGAVKIFEKHQIMYGPGKAANAGGVAISGLEMTQNSMRLQWSFEEVDEKLQDIMKKIHKKCLKYGQEEDWVDYVKGANIGGFVKVADALLAYGVI; from the coding sequence ATGCAAGAGCTCGAATTAAATAGCTTCATGCAGGGTCTCGTACGTAGAAACCCTGGGCAACCAGAATTCCACCAAGCTGTGGAAGAAGTTGCTGAAAAATTAATCCCTTTCATCAATGAAAATCAAAAATACCTTGATGCTTCTATCTTAGAAAGAATGACTGAACCTGATAGAGTTATCAGTTTCCGAGTTACTTGGCAAGATGATGAAGGTAATATCCGTGTAAACCGTGGATACCGTGTACAATTTAATGGTGCTATCGGTCCTTATAAAGGTGGTTTACGTTTTGATAAATCTGTGACTTTAGGTACACTAAAATTCTTAGGCTTTGAACAAGTACTTAAGAATTCTTTAACTACTCTACCTATGGGTGGTGCTAAAGGTGGGTCAGATTTTAACCCGAAAGGAAAAACTGACAACGAAATAATGCGTTTCTGTCAAGCATTTATGACAGAACTTTACAGACATATCGGTAAAGACACTGACGTTCCTGCTGGTGATATTGGTGTTGGTGGTAGAGAAGTAAGTTTTATGTATGGTCAATACCGTAGAATCAAAAATGAATTTACAGGTGTACTTACAGGTAAAAACTTAGCTTTTGGAGGTTCTAATGCAAGAACTGAAGCTACTGGATATGGATCTGTATATTTTGCTAAAGAAATGTTAGCAGTACGTAATGATGGCTTCGATAATAAAGTGGCTATTGTTTCTGGTTCTGGTAACGTTGCTCAATATACTGTAGAGAAACTTACACAATTAGGTGCTAAAGTAATTACTATGTCTGACCGTGGTGGATTTTTACACGATCCTAACGGTATTGACAAAGAAAAATTAGCTTATATTCAAGACTTGAAGAATGTAAAACGTACTTCTCTTGCAGAGTATGTCGCTAAGTATGAAGGGTCTTCTTACCATGAAGGTGATAGACCATGGAGTATTAAGGCAGATTTAGCATTCCCTTCAGCTACTCAAAATGAGTTAGACGATAAAGATGCTGAAAAATTAATAGCAAATGGTTGTATACTTGTTTGCGAAGGAGCAAACATGCCATCTACTATTGGTGCTGTTAAAATCTTTGAGAAACATCAAATTATGTACGGTCCTGGTAAAGCTGCCAATGCTGGTGGTGTTGCTATTTCTGGATTGGAAATGACGCAAAACTCTATGCGTTTACAATGGAGTTTTGAAGAGGTTGATGAAAAACTTCAAGATATTATGAAGAAAATTCATAAGAAATGCCTTAAATACGGTCAAGAAGAAGATTGGGTAGATTACGTAAAAGGAGCTAACATTGGTGGCTTTGTAAAAGTTGCTGATGCACTTTTAGCTTATGGTGTAATTTAA
- a CDS encoding transketolase, translating into MAEVAELKRIASQVRRDIVRMVNGAGNGHPGGALGCADLFVALYFKHMEHNTEFNMDATGEDVFYLSNGHISAVFYSTLARAGYFPISELASHRKLNSRLQGHPTPYEHLEGVRMASGSLGQGLSVAAGTALTKKMNGDDKMVYCLMGDGEQQEGQVWEAAMYAAHNKIDNLVGVIDYNNRQIDGDVSDVLSLIDIEAKYKAFGWETFVADGNDMEKLDAALTKAKELSGNGKPIMIIMKTEMGFPIDFMVGTHKWHGVAPNAEQTEAALSQLEETLGDY; encoded by the coding sequence ATGGCAGAAGTAGCAGAATTGAAAAGAATAGCGTCTCAAGTTAGACGTGACATCGTTAGAATGGTTAACGGTGCAGGAAACGGTCACCCAGGTGGAGCCCTAGGATGTGCTGATTTATTTGTAGCACTTTACTTTAAGCACATGGAACACAACACTGAGTTCAACATGGATGCAACAGGTGAAGATGTTTTCTATCTTTCAAACGGACATATTTCGGCTGTTTTTTATAGCACGCTTGCAAGAGCTGGATACTTCCCAATTTCAGAGTTAGCTTCTCACAGAAAGCTTAATTCTAGATTGCAAGGTCACCCAACTCCTTATGAGCATTTAGAAGGTGTTCGTATGGCTTCAGGTTCTTTAGGACAAGGTTTATCAGTTGCGGCTGGTACTGCTTTAACTAAGAAAATGAATGGCGATGACAAAATGGTTTATTGCCTAATGGGAGATGGTGAACAACAAGAAGGTCAGGTTTGGGAAGCTGCAATGTATGCTGCTCATAATAAAATTGACAATCTTGTAGGTGTTATAGATTATAATAACCGTCAGATTGATGGTGATGTTTCTGACGTATTAAGCTTGATTGATATCGAAGCGAAATACAAAGCATTCGGATGGGAAACTTTCGTTGCTGATGGAAATGACATGGAGAAATTGGACGCTGCGTTAACTAAAGCAAAAGAGCTTTCTGGTAACGGTAAGCCGATTATGATTATTATGAAAACAGAGATGGGTTTTCCAATCGATTTCATGGTAGGAACTCATAAATGGCATGGTGTTGCTCCAAATGCAGAGCAAACAGAAGCTGCTTTATCTCAGTTAGAAGAAACGTTAGGAGATTATTAA
- a CDS encoding sensor histidine kinase has translation MKLSDLELTNINTLDVEENYDVFYNYSPDMLLSVDPKTHCVIQCNQTLCETTGFLKEEVVGMNIFDLYHVDSHEAVKKAFLEFLEVGVVKNANLIVRKKNGKKLYILLSVIAIRDDNNDIIYSNSCWRDVTHIKVLEDSLKETNKKLNQKVKELGNKNKELEQFAYVVSHDLKTPLRNIDGMLSIIKSECKGVVDSKWECYFTYITESAGRMGRLIDTVLEFSQIGIKSKKEEIDTDLIIDNVLDDFKLSIEDKKVQIFRSKLPKLSGYAIEFHMLMQNLIGNAIKFHRENTNSIIKISCDEERDQYCFTVKDNGIGINKDNHQKIFSIFNRISEQYKGTGIGLAQCKKIVKLHGGVIWIEENEQFGSTFNFTIPKELN, from the coding sequence ATGAAACTATCTGATCTTGAACTTACAAATATTAATACCCTAGATGTTGAGGAAAATTATGATGTATTTTACAATTATTCTCCTGACATGCTTCTTTCCGTTGACCCAAAAACACATTGTGTAATCCAATGCAATCAAACGTTATGTGAAACAACTGGGTTTCTAAAAGAAGAGGTAGTGGGAATGAATATTTTTGATTTGTACCACGTTGATTCTCACGAAGCTGTTAAAAAGGCATTTCTAGAATTTTTAGAAGTTGGAGTTGTAAAAAATGCCAATCTTATTGTTAGAAAAAAGAATGGCAAAAAACTATATATACTTCTTAGTGTAATTGCTATTCGTGATGATAACAATGATATTATTTACAGTAATTCATGCTGGCGAGATGTTACACATATAAAGGTGCTAGAGGACTCTTTAAAGGAGACCAATAAGAAGCTAAATCAAAAAGTAAAAGAACTGGGGAATAAAAATAAGGAGCTTGAACAGTTTGCTTATGTTGTTTCTCACGATTTAAAAACACCTCTAAGAAATATTGATGGAATGTTATCAATCATCAAATCTGAATGCAAAGGGGTAGTAGACTCTAAATGGGAGTGCTATTTTACATACATCACAGAAAGTGCGGGTAGAATGGGACGACTTATAGATACTGTACTTGAGTTTAGTCAGATTGGAATCAAAAGTAAAAAAGAAGAAATAGATACTGATTTAATTATAGACAATGTTCTTGATGATTTTAAGTTATCTATTGAAGATAAAAAAGTACAGATTTTTAGGAGCAAGTTGCCTAAGTTATCTGGGTATGCGATTGAATTTCATATGCTAATGCAAAACTTAATTGGCAATGCGATTAAGTTTCATAGAGAGAATACTAATTCTATCATAAAGATTTCTTGTGATGAAGAACGTGATCAATATTGTTTTACAGTAAAAGACAATGGCATTGGTATTAATAAGGATAACCATCAAAAGATATTCTCTATATTTAATAGAATCAGTGAGCAATATAAAGGAACGGGAATTGGCTTGGCACAATGTAAAAAGATTGTAAAACTCCATGGAGGAGTTATTTGGATTGAAGAAAACGAACAATTTGGCTCCACTTTTAATTTTACTATCCCAAAAGAACTTAATTAG
- a CDS encoding peroxiredoxin family protein codes for MRNNLILFVLTIFVFSSCSDHTNQKTGESNALITKWRGVIKNDHQKEVPFYFTIQGEGKEQIWTLINGEERMEMDQPYYEGDSLHVPLLIYEAELVVKENDTTVTGEFVRNGAYRLPFEAIKGNAQRFSKNQKAASNISGTYAVKLGKTDAIGLFNQHENYLTGTFLTSTGDYRYLEGKIADNKLFLSSFDGMHILLFEADIDGDKLVNGKMWSGKSANKEWNGVADKEAKLPDANKLTFLKKGYDKFAFSFKNQKGETISLTDKRYKGKVVVVQIMGSWCPNCLDESKFFSPLYDRKKEEGLEVIGLSFERSSDPEKAYKRINSLKKRLDINYEVVYAGTTKQAASALPMLNHIMSFPTSIIVDRKGEVQLIHTGFNGPSTGHYYEDYVSETTSLINNLLKEPN; via the coding sequence ATGAGAAACAACTTAATTTTATTTGTACTAACAATCTTCGTTTTTTCTAGTTGTTCTGATCATACAAATCAAAAGACTGGAGAAAGTAATGCATTAATTACAAAATGGAGAGGTGTTATTAAGAATGATCATCAAAAAGAAGTTCCTTTTTATTTTACAATCCAAGGTGAAGGTAAAGAGCAAATATGGACTTTAATTAATGGTGAGGAACGTATGGAAATGGATCAACCTTATTACGAGGGAGATTCCTTACATGTTCCATTACTAATTTATGAAGCAGAGCTTGTAGTGAAAGAAAATGATACTACTGTAACTGGAGAATTTGTTAGAAATGGTGCATACAGATTACCTTTTGAAGCCATAAAAGGGAATGCACAAAGATTCAGCAAAAACCAAAAAGCAGCTTCAAATATATCTGGTACATATGCTGTTAAGTTAGGGAAAACAGATGCTATTGGTTTATTTAATCAGCACGAAAATTATTTAACGGGAACATTCCTTACCTCAACAGGAGATTACCGTTATCTAGAAGGTAAAATAGCTGATAATAAACTCTTTTTATCTTCTTTTGATGGAATGCATATTCTTTTATTTGAAGCAGATATTGATGGAGACAAGCTTGTAAATGGTAAAATGTGGTCGGGTAAATCAGCCAACAAAGAATGGAATGGTGTAGCTGATAAAGAAGCAAAACTGCCAGATGCAAACAAATTAACCTTTTTGAAGAAAGGCTATGATAAATTTGCGTTCTCATTTAAAAATCAGAAAGGAGAAACGATTTCATTAACAGATAAAAGATACAAAGGTAAAGTTGTAGTCGTTCAGATTATGGGTTCTTGGTGTCCAAACTGTTTAGATGAATCTAAGTTTTTTTCGCCTTTATATGATAGGAAAAAAGAGGAAGGTTTAGAAGTAATTGGTCTTTCTTTTGAAAGATCTTCTGACCCAGAAAAAGCATATAAAAGAATTAATAGTCTTAAAAAACGACTTGATATAAATTATGAGGTTGTGTATGCTGGTACAACTAAACAGGCGGCTTCAGCATTGCCAATGCTAAATCATATTATGTCTTTCCCAACATCTATTATTGTAGATAGAAAAGGGGAGGTGCAATTAATTCATACTGGGTTTAACGGACCAAGTACGGGGCATTATTATGAGGATTATGTTTCTGAAACAACCTCATTAATCAATAATTTACTTAAAGAGCCAAACTAG
- a CDS encoding PP2C family protein-serine/threonine phosphatase, which yields MANSTEKQLMLKQMQLGSLFETISAINANQSEEDLYTIYKLTLTSNPSITNLVLFVFNEDKDELVREVNHGNHDHDLTERFPKAFEEYKKLSKIKNHPSGFEQFESIMPIKHKNEILAYALVGFAEEKHLSDLRDTGFAEALSNIILVAIENKKLARKEEKQKETKKQLEIASHVQEMLFPKKLPYGDNVPVSVHASYMPHHSIGGDYYDFIQMSDDKFLMSIADVSGKGVPAAILMSNFQGTIRALARRGMDLESIVHEANTQILESAQGENFITAFFLEYSKKNQTIKFINAGHNPPFLVVNGEFSRLETGTTILGSFTKLPFLEVGEINNLRKFFVFGFTDGFTETYNDEDEELGDDKLEEFLLANLNCNQKEMHKNLIALLNTFKGHQAYADDITLLSCKVDLDK from the coding sequence ATGGCGAATTCAACAGAAAAGCAATTAATGCTTAAGCAAATGCAATTAGGGTCTCTTTTTGAAACCATAAGTGCAATTAACGCCAATCAGTCTGAAGAAGACTTATATACGATTTATAAATTGACTTTAACGTCAAACCCTAGTATTACTAACCTAGTTTTATTTGTTTTTAATGAAGACAAAGATGAGCTTGTTAGAGAGGTAAACCATGGTAACCATGACCATGATCTTACTGAACGATTCCCTAAGGCTTTTGAAGAATATAAAAAGCTATCAAAAATAAAAAATCACCCTTCTGGATTTGAACAATTTGAATCTATAATGCCTATTAAGCATAAAAATGAAATTTTAGCTTACGCATTAGTAGGGTTTGCAGAAGAAAAACATTTAAGCGATTTAAGAGATACTGGGTTTGCTGAGGCTCTTAGTAACATTATTCTTGTTGCTATTGAAAATAAGAAATTAGCTCGTAAAGAAGAAAAGCAAAAGGAAACAAAGAAGCAATTAGAAATAGCCTCTCATGTTCAAGAAATGCTTTTCCCAAAAAAACTACCTTATGGTGATAATGTACCTGTCTCTGTTCATGCCAGTTATATGCCTCACCATTCTATAGGCGGAGATTATTACGATTTTATCCAGATGTCTGACGATAAATTTTTAATGTCTATTGCAGATGTTTCTGGTAAAGGCGTTCCTGCTGCTATACTTATGTCTAATTTCCAAGGAACAATTAGAGCCTTGGCTAGAAGAGGTATGGATTTAGAAAGTATTGTACATGAAGCAAATACTCAAATCTTAGAAAGTGCACAGGGAGAAAATTTCATTACTGCTTTCTTTTTGGAATATTCTAAAAAGAACCAGACAATAAAGTTTATTAATGCAGGGCACAATCCTCCATTTCTTGTAGTAAATGGCGAATTCTCTAGATTAGAAACTGGGACAACAATTTTAGGATCATTCACTAAATTACCCTTTTTAGAAGTCGGAGAAATTAATAACTTGCGTAAGTTCTTCGTATTCGGATTCACAGATGGTTTTACAGAAACATACAATGATGAAGATGAAGAATTGGGTGATGATAAATTAGAAGAATTTTTACTTGCAAATCTTAACTGTAATCAGAAAGAAATGCACAAAAATCTAATTGCATTATTAAACACATTTAAAGGTCACCAGGCTTATGCAGATGATATCACATTATTATCTTGTAAGGTTGATTTAGACAAATAA
- a CDS encoding alpha/beta fold hydrolase: MAYLEVNNQELFYADHGDKSAPPILFLHGFLMNSEMFDAQVAFLSSNYRVITIDARAFGKTKWDGEPFSLYDLVDDAISLLDHLSIEKVILAGMSQGGYVALRAALKYKHRINGLVLISTSAVVDPITVKDIYTESRDVWVNNGLVPPLHEGLMTGIIGPKVKYKMYWDKWTPEWKKRTGEEIYHAMNALINRDDIEEFIKEIDVPSLIIHGDADQGIPYEAGLFLHNTLQKSIGMISIEGGCHASIMTHADSVNASLLYYLENDFTKTRESSRY; the protein is encoded by the coding sequence ATGGCTTACTTAGAAGTTAACAACCAAGAACTATTCTATGCAGATCATGGCGATAAATCTGCACCTCCAATATTATTCTTACACGGTTTTTTAATGAATTCAGAGATGTTTGATGCTCAAGTAGCCTTTCTTTCATCAAATTATAGAGTGATTACTATAGATGCTCGTGCATTTGGTAAAACAAAGTGGGACGGGGAGCCATTTTCATTATATGATTTAGTAGATGATGCAATTTCATTATTAGATCATTTAAGTATAGAAAAGGTAATTCTAGCAGGTATGTCTCAAGGAGGATATGTTGCATTAAGAGCTGCGTTAAAATATAAGCATAGAATAAATGGTTTGGTATTAATTAGTACCTCTGCAGTTGTAGACCCGATTACTGTAAAAGACATTTATACAGAATCTAGAGATGTTTGGGTAAATAATGGTTTAGTACCTCCTTTACATGAAGGCTTAATGACGGGTATTATAGGCCCTAAAGTAAAATATAAAATGTATTGGGATAAATGGACTCCTGAATGGAAAAAAAGAACAGGAGAAGAAATTTATCATGCCATGAACGCTTTGATTAATAGAGATGATATAGAAGAATTTATTAAAGAAATTGATGTGCCTTCTTTAATAATTCATGGAGACGCCGATCAAGGTATACCTTATGAAGCTGGTTTGTTTTTACACAATACGTTACAAAAATCTATTGGGATGATTAGTATTGAAGGTGGATGCCATGCTTCTATTATGACACACGCAGATTCAGTAAATGCTAGCTTGCTCTATTATTTAGAAAATGATTTTACGAAAACAAGGGAGTCAAGTAGATATTAA
- a CDS encoding helix-turn-helix domain-containing protein: MTEIQYKILDELYFVTSFSSLKEEVNIETATLGKELKTLLQKDWVRCFSSPADEIEIEIKDFDTNFTSYHYLASKKGLFAHNSQ; the protein is encoded by the coding sequence ATGACTGAAATTCAATACAAAATTCTTGATGAATTATACTTTGTTACCAGCTTTTCATCATTAAAAGAAGAGGTAAATATTGAAACAGCTACTTTAGGCAAAGAACTTAAAACACTGCTTCAAAAAGATTGGGTAAGATGTTTTTCATCTCCAGCTGATGAAATAGAAATTGAAATTAAGGATTTTGACACTAATTTTACATCATATCATTATTTAGCTTCTAAAAAAGGCCTTTTTGCACACAACTCTCAATAG